The following proteins are encoded in a genomic region of Paenibacillus antri:
- a CDS encoding FAD-dependent oxidoreductase, protein MSIGSITLQATIPLEDEYDVLVFGGGPAGAVAAIQAAREGMRTALVERTGMLGGTATVGGVNFPGLFHTRLGRQVIRGIGWEAIEETVRRGGAALPDFTVPYPPRKHPRHHILVNRFVYASVWDDAVRGAGVRLRLHESPAVVRKSERGGYEVVLAGKTGLSAVYGKTAIDCTGDANVAALLGLPLEQSERRQPGTMMYHMTGYRLEDVDREALRTLAAEAAAAGDIRHTDHSPPGEGEPPFWRELRSGGGNCNHIVRIDGSDSRSKAEADLQGRAALMRIYRLLRRVPGCADLSIDDFGAECGIRDTNRIVGEARVTGEDYKTGRLWPDAVCYSYYPIDLHLPDDNGIDIRPLADGVVATIPYGALVPRNSEWLLAAGRIVSGDAEAHSAYRVQASSMATGQAAGAAAAIAVRSGVPVRDVDVEELRATLRRHGAIVPDAREGGTS, encoded by the coding sequence ATGTCGATAGGATCGATAACGTTGCAAGCGACGATCCCGCTCGAAGACGAGTACGACGTACTCGTCTTCGGCGGCGGTCCCGCAGGCGCCGTCGCGGCGATTCAAGCCGCGAGAGAAGGCATGCGGACCGCGTTGGTGGAGAGAACCGGGATGCTCGGCGGGACGGCGACGGTCGGCGGCGTCAACTTCCCCGGGTTGTTCCATACGCGTCTCGGACGCCAAGTCATTCGCGGCATCGGGTGGGAAGCGATCGAGGAGACGGTGCGGAGAGGCGGGGCCGCGCTGCCGGACTTCACGGTTCCTTATCCGCCGAGGAAGCATCCGCGCCATCATATTCTCGTCAATCGGTTCGTGTACGCGAGCGTCTGGGACGACGCGGTGCGCGGCGCAGGCGTACGCCTGCGCCTGCACGAATCGCCCGCCGTCGTCCGGAAGTCGGAACGAGGCGGTTATGAGGTCGTGTTGGCAGGAAAGACCGGGCTGTCGGCCGTGTATGGGAAGACGGCGATCGACTGCACCGGGGACGCCAACGTCGCCGCGCTGCTCGGACTGCCGCTGGAGCAATCCGAGCGCAGGCAGCCCGGAACGATGATGTACCATATGACGGGATACCGATTAGAGGATGTCGACCGCGAGGCGCTGCGGACGCTCGCCGCCGAGGCGGCGGCGGCGGGCGACATCCGGCATACGGATCACTCGCCGCCGGGCGAAGGAGAGCCGCCGTTCTGGCGGGAGCTGCGGTCGGGCGGCGGAAACTGCAACCACATCGTCCGGATCGACGGCTCGGATTCCCGCTCGAAGGCGGAGGCGGACTTGCAAGGACGCGCCGCGTTGATGCGCATCTACCGCCTGCTTCGGCGGGTGCCCGGCTGCGCGGATCTGAGCATCGACGATTTCGGGGCGGAATGCGGCATTCGAGATACGAACCGTATCGTCGGAGAGGCGCGCGTCACCGGAGAAGATTACAAAACCGGACGCTTGTGGCCTGACGCAGTCTGCTACAGCTATTATCCGATCGATCTGCATCTCCCCGACGATAACGGCATCGACATCCGGCCGCTGGCCGACGGCGTCGTCGCGACGATTCCGTACGGCGCGCTCGTCCCGCGTAACAGCGAGTGGCTGCTCGCGGCCGGACGCATCGTCTCGGGGGACGCCGAGGCGCATTCGGCATACCGCGTGCAGGCGTCCAGCATGGCGACCGGACAGGCGGCCGGGGCGGCGGCGGCGATCGCGGTCCGCTCCGGCGTGCCGGTCCGGGACGTGGACGTCGAAGAGCTGCGAGCGACGCTGCGCCGGCACGGCGCGATCGTGCCGGACGCGCGAGAAGGGGGGACGTCATGA
- a CDS encoding carbohydrate ABC transporter permease, producing MVTNRAERIFLFFVYLLLACSALAVLFPLLYVFSVSLTPYAEVLKNGGFTIIPRNITFEAYTAFMTDSNIPRAYGVTIFITVAGTALNLLLTTLMAYPLSRKRLPLRGPIMMFLVFTMLFNGGMIPTYLVVKATGLIDSLWSMIVPGAVHTFYLLIMKTYFENLPESLDEAAKVDGAGDLRILAMIVIPLSAPILATVGLFYSVGHWNEFLGAILYVGDAGKHPLQVVLRGILNTSQMPELDFERVLPTESLQMAAVILSTLPILIVYPFIQKYFTQGALLGSVKG from the coding sequence ATGGTAACGAACAGGGCGGAGCGGATATTTCTCTTCTTCGTCTACCTTCTGCTCGCCTGCTCGGCGCTGGCGGTGTTGTTCCCCTTGCTGTACGTCTTCTCGGTATCGCTTACGCCGTATGCCGAAGTGTTGAAGAACGGCGGGTTTACGATCATTCCGAGGAATATCACGTTCGAAGCGTATACCGCGTTTATGACGGACAGCAACATTCCCCGCGCTTACGGGGTCACGATCTTTATTACGGTGGCAGGAACGGCGTTAAATTTGTTGCTGACGACGCTGATGGCCTACCCGCTCAGCCGGAAGCGGCTGCCGCTGCGCGGACCGATCATGATGTTCCTCGTGTTCACGATGCTTTTTAACGGCGGGATGATTCCTACGTATTTGGTCGTGAAGGCGACCGGTTTGATCGATTCGCTCTGGTCGATGATCGTTCCGGGGGCGGTGCATACGTTTTATCTGCTCATCATGAAGACGTATTTCGAAAATTTGCCGGAAAGCCTCGACGAAGCGGCGAAGGTGGACGGCGCGGGCGATCTCCGCATCCTCGCCATGATCGTGATTCCGCTCTCGGCGCCGATCCTGGCGACGGTCGGCCTGTTTTATTCGGTCGGCCATTGGAATGAGTTTCTCGGCGCGATTCTATATGTCGGCGATGCCGGCAAGCATCCGTTGCAGGTCGTGCTGCGCGGGATCTTGAACACATCGCAGATGCCGGAGCTCGACTTCGAGCGCGTGCTGCCGACGGAATCGCTGCAGATGGCGGCAGTCATTCTGTCGACGCTGCCGATCTTGATCGTGTATCCGTTCATCCAAAAATATTTTACGCAAGGCGCGCTGCTTGGCTCGGTGAAGGGGTAA
- a CDS encoding ABC transporter permease, translating into MNHSLLRRMWSSRMLYLMLLPGLAFYAVYKYGPMFGAVIAFKDFNIGLGVWDSPWADPWYSHFLYFYESPYFTKLLSNTLLISLYKLLWGIPPGILFAILLNEIRLLAFKRVVQTITYLPHFLSWVIVYGMLLVLLSERTGLVNVWLKENFDATVPFLTSIDWFRTVLVGSEIWKEFGWNAIIYLAAIAAIDPSLYEAARSDGAGRLRLIWHVTLPGMRSVIILLLIIRLGNILEAGFDQIFIMYNVQVYPVADILDTFVFRTGLEQFNFSLASAIGLFKSLIGLVLVVWANRVARRWGDGIW; encoded by the coding sequence ATGAACCACAGCCTGCTGCGGCGAATGTGGAGCAGCCGGATGCTTTACTTGATGCTGCTGCCGGGCCTTGCGTTTTACGCCGTCTACAAGTACGGACCGATGTTCGGGGCCGTGATCGCTTTCAAAGATTTCAATATCGGCTTGGGCGTCTGGGACAGCCCTTGGGCGGATCCGTGGTACTCGCATTTCCTCTACTTCTACGAATCACCTTACTTCACGAAGCTGCTCTCCAACACGCTGTTGATTTCTTTGTATAAGCTGCTATGGGGCATCCCTCCCGGCATCCTCTTCGCCATCCTGCTGAACGAGATTCGCCTCTTGGCGTTTAAGAGAGTCGTTCAGACGATTACGTACCTGCCGCATTTCCTATCGTGGGTGATCGTGTACGGGATGCTGCTTGTGCTGTTGTCCGAGAGAACCGGTCTCGTCAACGTGTGGTTGAAAGAAAATTTCGACGCGACCGTGCCGTTCCTGACGTCGATCGATTGGTTTCGCACCGTGCTGGTCGGATCGGAAATTTGGAAGGAATTCGGGTGGAACGCGATCATCTACTTGGCCGCCATCGCCGCGATCGATCCTTCCCTTTACGAAGCCGCCCGGTCGGACGGCGCCGGAAGGCTCCGCTTAATTTGGCACGTCACGCTGCCGGGCATGCGAAGCGTCATTATTTTGCTTCTGATCATTCGGCTCGGCAATATTTTGGAGGCGGGCTTCGACCAGATTTTCATTATGTACAACGTGCAAGTGTATCCCGTCGCCGATATTCTCGACACCTTCGTGTTCCGAACGGGACTCGAGCAGTTTAATTTCAGCTTGGCTTCCGCGATCGGGCTGTTTAAATCGTTGATCGGACTCGTACTGGTCGTATGGGCGAACCGCGTCGCGCGGAGATGGGGGGACGGGATATGGTAA
- a CDS encoding extracellular solute-binding protein, whose product MKRNRWRRQAAVMLLLFSMVVTACSGSSGGGGTAPTDDAAEKPAGSETPAASEPAPAKPAEPVKLTMMRSGSGLPAPDKDVILQALNENLNMELEITMVPSEYEQQLNVKIAGGSPPDAFQVNKLQMTQYAKQGLLLDLTPYLKDMPNVTPENGFTEDHMKKGQVDGKQYSVPYRPLIPVQTTFWVRQDWLDKLGLKAPTTLDELSAVAKAFVEEDPDGNGKKDTIGITGNGFEGTLGPIFAAFGVAAPGHYMIQNGQVVYSTELPATRQAIEYIKGMIGQGLIDPEFLTNSGLAHQEKGFKGQAGIVYAHWAHMKRPDMVEKMNSINPNQSWTQLDAMTGPGGKFADAYDAGNTSYRMVIPKTLEKEPEKVGKLVEYFNYISGGEGQLLVNFGLEGRHYNLVDGRPQVIEETLAEVGHATIHQMTGRKELEYLNARFGSLKPYFEFANALPIITVYDGFSPIPEGVNPADKAKFESEELVKFIYGTRPTDEFPAFLQTLRDTFQLELYLTSASDELMKLGILK is encoded by the coding sequence ATGAAGCGGAATCGTTGGAGACGGCAAGCTGCGGTAATGTTGCTCTTATTTTCGATGGTCGTTACGGCATGTTCGGGATCATCGGGCGGAGGGGGGACCGCGCCGACGGACGATGCGGCGGAGAAGCCCGCCGGTTCGGAGACGCCGGCCGCATCCGAACCGGCGCCCGCGAAGCCGGCGGAGCCCGTGAAGCTGACGATGATGCGAAGCGGCAGCGGACTCCCGGCGCCGGATAAGGACGTCATATTGCAAGCGTTGAATGAAAATCTCAATATGGAACTGGAAATCACGATGGTTCCTTCCGAGTACGAACAGCAGCTGAACGTGAAAATCGCGGGGGGCAGCCCGCCGGACGCGTTCCAGGTCAACAAGCTGCAGATGACGCAATACGCCAAGCAGGGCTTGTTGCTCGATTTGACGCCGTACCTGAAAGACATGCCGAACGTTACGCCGGAGAACGGGTTTACGGAGGATCATATGAAGAAGGGGCAGGTCGACGGGAAGCAGTACTCGGTTCCGTACCGCCCGCTCATTCCGGTGCAGACGACCTTCTGGGTGCGTCAGGACTGGCTGGATAAACTGGGCCTCAAGGCGCCGACGACGCTCGACGAGTTGTCGGCCGTCGCGAAAGCGTTCGTCGAGGAAGACCCCGACGGGAACGGGAAGAAGGACACGATCGGCATTACCGGCAACGGCTTCGAGGGAACGCTCGGCCCGATCTTCGCCGCCTTCGGCGTCGCCGCCCCCGGGCATTACATGATCCAGAACGGCCAAGTCGTCTATTCGACGGAGCTTCCGGCGACGCGGCAGGCGATCGAATATATCAAGGGCATGATCGGGCAGGGCTTGATCGATCCGGAGTTTTTGACGAATTCCGGTCTTGCCCATCAGGAGAAAGGGTTTAAGGGGCAAGCAGGCATCGTATACGCGCATTGGGCGCATATGAAGCGTCCGGACATGGTGGAGAAAATGAATTCCATCAACCCGAACCAATCGTGGACGCAGCTGGACGCGATGACGGGACCGGGCGGGAAGTTCGCGGACGCGTACGATGCGGGGAATACGAGCTACCGGATGGTCATTCCGAAGACGTTGGAGAAGGAACCGGAGAAGGTCGGGAAGCTGGTCGAGTACTTCAACTATATTTCCGGCGGCGAAGGGCAGCTGCTCGTCAACTTCGGCCTCGAAGGGCGCCACTACAACTTGGTCGACGGTCGACCGCAAGTGATCGAGGAGACGCTCGCGGAGGTCGGACACGCGACGATCCATCAGATGACCGGCCGCAAGGAGCTGGAATATTTGAACGCGCGGTTCGGCTCGCTGAAGCCGTATTTCGAATTCGCCAACGCGTTGCCGATCATAACGGTGTACGACGGGTTTTCGCCGATTCCGGAAGGGGTGAACCCGGCCGACAAGGCGAAGTTCGAGAGCGAGGAGCTCGTCAAGTTTATTTACGGCACTCGTCCGACCGACGAATTTCCGGCGTTCCTGCAGACGCTTCGGGATACGTTCCAGCTGGAGCTGTACCTGACGTCCGCGTCGGACGAATTAATGAAGCTCGGCATCTTGAAGTAA
- a CDS encoding extracellular solute-binding protein has translation MLKRMRPKGANTASAILLCAALTVVTACSGNGGTATNESPTGTATPPADNPSTGIETPAEPLPPLEISWMNYAWGTPPAGNDEVLKKIEADTNTIIRFDWVPTNGYEERTNVALTTGDVNDVVQIETGNSQLYTSVVHGAIQAGVFHDLTPYLGTPEARAQYPNLARYPDTTWDNIRYEGKIWGVPRHSSPPVWDGITIRKDLLDQVGMEPPTNIEEFTAFLKAVSKPPEMYGLAIKEVNTIFSNAFTGVQNWDTDEEGNFIFHAFMPEYKDYLDWLKDLYESKALHPEFPVVEGTVQAMFRKVGTYAAVASNMHQLTIPSFIQQLKDVVPTGEPLTLMPLQGPKGYVTNMTLGFWTNLMISSKVKEEDIPRILSLIDYMSSEEYMVKLTKQGIEGIHHNVVDGKVELTEAYKNEAIEGYGWPGDYYNGMNNAQLNDAEPERLEHLKQVYEKSTEVSTYSNPATNLYSPTLGERWGDLTRTLEDMKVKYVMGEITVQQWDDYVAGITSHADYKKILEELKTSYQNAK, from the coding sequence ATGTTGAAACGAATGAGACCTAAGGGAGCTAACACGGCTTCCGCCATCCTCCTCTGCGCCGCTCTTACGGTAGTTACGGCTTGCAGCGGAAACGGCGGTACCGCGACGAACGAAAGCCCGACCGGAACGGCGACCCCGCCGGCGGACAATCCGTCGACGGGGATCGAGACGCCGGCAGAACCGTTGCCGCCGCTCGAGATCTCTTGGATGAACTATGCCTGGGGAACCCCGCCGGCCGGAAACGACGAAGTGCTAAAGAAGATTGAAGCGGACACGAACACGATCATCCGCTTCGATTGGGTTCCGACGAACGGATACGAGGAGCGTACGAACGTGGCGCTGACGACAGGCGACGTAAACGACGTCGTTCAGATCGAAACCGGCAACTCCCAATTGTATACTTCCGTCGTCCACGGAGCGATCCAAGCAGGCGTGTTCCATGATCTGACGCCGTATCTCGGCACTCCGGAGGCTCGGGCGCAATATCCGAATTTGGCTCGTTATCCGGATACGACGTGGGATAACATTCGATACGAAGGGAAAATCTGGGGCGTTCCTCGCCATTCCAGCCCTCCGGTCTGGGACGGCATCACGATTCGCAAAGACTTGCTCGACCAAGTCGGCATGGAGCCCCCTACGAACATCGAAGAGTTCACCGCGTTCCTGAAAGCGGTCAGCAAGCCGCCGGAGATGTACGGTCTCGCGATTAAAGAGGTGAACACGATCTTCTCCAACGCGTTCACCGGCGTACAGAATTGGGATACCGACGAAGAAGGCAATTTTATCTTCCATGCGTTCATGCCGGAGTACAAGGATTATCTCGATTGGCTGAAAGACCTCTATGAATCGAAAGCGCTTCATCCGGAATTTCCGGTTGTAGAAGGGACCGTTCAAGCGATGTTCCGCAAGGTAGGCACGTATGCCGCCGTAGCCTCGAACATGCATCAGTTGACGATTCCAAGCTTTATTCAACAGCTCAAAGACGTCGTCCCTACCGGCGAACCGTTGACGCTCATGCCGCTGCAAGGGCCGAAAGGGTATGTGACGAACATGACGCTCGGCTTCTGGACGAATTTGATGATCAGCTCCAAGGTAAAAGAAGAAGATATTCCTCGCATACTCTCGCTGATCGATTACATGTCTTCCGAAGAGTACATGGTGAAATTAACGAAGCAAGGCATCGAAGGCATTCACCACAACGTCGTGGACGGCAAGGTCGAGCTGACCGAAGCGTACAAGAACGAAGCGATCGAAGGCTACGGCTGGCCGGGCGACTACTACAACGGCATGAACAATGCGCAGTTGAACGACGCGGAGCCGGAGCGGCTGGAGCATCTCAAGCAGGTATATGAGAAGTCTACCGAGGTTTCGACCTACTCCAATCCGGCGACGAATCTGTACTCTCCGACGCTCGGAGAGCGCTGGGGCGACCTGACTCGTACGCTCGAGGACATGAAGGTGAAATACGTCATGGGCGAAATCACGGTTCAGCAGTGGGACGATTATGTCGCGGGCATCACTTCTCACGCCGACTATAAGAAAATCCTCGAAGAATTGAAAACGTCCTACCAAAACGCGAAGTAA
- a CDS encoding glycerophosphodiester phosphodiesterase, protein MMKIRGIAHRGYPALLPENTLVSFRKACELNFSHVELDVQLSKDGVPVVFHDFTLDRLTDGSGSIRDYTLQQLKRYRVRGSEEIPTLEEAMNALKGRADVFIELKQAGDLYPGLEAAVLEVLYRTGTRDQSCVTSFDHYAVERTRTLDDRIRLGLISSGSMPYVFPFMKEIRADYLFTQFRYFSPLFYERMLEEGIVPGPWPVETQEQMEIVASLYPASLITTDHLERWAEFYRNRRQLWPT, encoded by the coding sequence ATGATGAAAATAAGAGGCATCGCCCATCGAGGGTATCCCGCGCTGCTGCCCGAGAATACCTTGGTTTCGTTCCGGAAGGCGTGCGAGCTGAACTTCTCCCATGTGGAGCTGGACGTACAACTGAGCAAGGACGGCGTTCCGGTCGTCTTTCACGACTTTACGCTGGACCGGTTGACCGACGGGTCGGGCTCGATCCGAGATTACACGCTGCAACAGCTAAAGCGTTATCGCGTGCGAGGGAGCGAGGAGATCCCTACGCTCGAAGAAGCGATGAATGCATTGAAGGGCCGCGCCGACGTATTCATCGAGCTGAAGCAAGCCGGGGATTTATATCCGGGCTTGGAAGCGGCCGTGCTCGAGGTGCTGTACCGCACGGGGACGCGGGACCAATCGTGCGTCACGTCCTTCGATCATTACGCGGTGGAGCGGACGAGAACGTTGGACGATCGCATCCGCCTCGGCTTGATCAGCTCCGGCAGCATGCCGTACGTGTTTCCGTTCATGAAAGAGATTCGCGCGGACTACTTATTCACCCAATTTCGTTATTTCTCCCCCTTGTTCTACGAGCGAATGCTGGAGGAGGGCATCGTGCCCGGACCGTGGCCGGTCGAAACGCAAGAGCAGATGGAGATCGTCGCGTCCTTGTACCCGGCTTCCTTGATTACGACCGATCATCTGGAGCGTTGGGCGGAGTTTTACCGGAACCGTCGACAGCTTTGGCCGACGTAA
- a CDS encoding SDR family oxidoreductase, whose amino-acid sequence MGIREQFSLANYASIVTGGAVGLGKSMAEGLAEMGSDIVIVDLNAAKADEAARELRERYGVRVLTIEANVCDPNDAERVREETVRAFGRIDVLINNAGIVRNAKAEDMTYEDWTAVMDVNLNGVFLMSQAVGREMIRQRRGSIINISSMSGTIVNTPQNQIAYNVSKAGVISLTKTLAAEWAPHGIRVNTIAPGYMKTELTEKFFRTGGELIERWMSMTPMGRPGMPHELQGIAVYLASEASSFATGGVFSVDGGYTVW is encoded by the coding sequence ATGGGAATTCGCGAACAATTTTCCTTGGCGAACTATGCATCGATCGTCACGGGAGGCGCGGTCGGACTCGGCAAATCGATGGCCGAGGGGCTGGCGGAGATGGGGTCGGACATCGTCATCGTCGATTTGAATGCGGCGAAGGCGGACGAAGCGGCTCGGGAGCTGCGGGAACGGTACGGCGTTCGCGTTCTGACGATCGAGGCGAACGTATGCGATCCGAACGACGCGGAGCGGGTCCGCGAGGAGACCGTCCGGGCATTCGGACGCATCGACGTCTTGATCAACAACGCCGGCATCGTGCGGAACGCCAAGGCGGAGGACATGACGTACGAGGACTGGACGGCCGTCATGGACGTCAACTTGAACGGCGTCTTCCTGATGTCCCAAGCCGTCGGGCGGGAGATGATTCGACAGCGGAGAGGATCGATCATCAACATCTCCTCGATGTCCGGAACCATCGTAAATACGCCGCAAAATCAGATCGCCTATAACGTCTCGAAGGCCGGCGTCATTTCGTTGACGAAGACGCTTGCCGCGGAATGGGCGCCTCACGGCATCCGCGTCAATACGATCGCGCCAGGCTATATGAAGACCGAGCTGACGGAGAAGTTTTTCCGCACCGGCGGCGAGCTGATCGAACGGTGGATGAGCATGACGCCGATGGGCCGGCCGGGCATGCCGCACGAGCTTCAGGGCATCGCCGTGTACCTGGCTTCGGAAGCGTCGTCGTTCGCGACGGGCGGCGTGTTCAGCGTAGACGGAGGTTATACTGTCTGGTAA
- a CDS encoding cache domain-containing sensor histidine kinase: protein MSGTESTLFRRVLSLLLLSVYVPVILLGYFSYRESSARLDNATAAFLLDHLQNNARRLQELMEAVERHSVSLYASEKLQRLLANDLTGNVADFEFQNEAAKLRSELAGPYYFSVLGRNWERLEPYGLLWSDAPRGVRDWIERAEREAGEGFWMHEFQNEFGVEYADFYFVRSVRSLYPPDFRHLGVVTIRIPASLVRETLVQTERYPNYRLQLLDRDGRDLLQARGPSADDARPPARFTPPSAAGELVRLHTEDGEELYAASARIGAEEWRLAAMIPAAEVTGQVRQMNRYVWIAVLVSLAVITGLLAWIANSFTDPLRRIARHMKKLHRGQLEDYPYPGDSARTDEIGQLTRGYNSMIGGMRELLEGTKRSEEERRKLEIQMLLHQINPHFLYNTLDSIKWRADMAGQQGISEMVRSLADLLRFSLSDGSEMTTLERELDHVRAYIGIEQMRKGSFQVLVTVGAGLGPLPFLKLILQPLVENSIRYGIRPLPPGEGKLILSVYREADSGDIVCTIEDNGRGCDDESIARLNRIGREEETPRTIGLPNVCRRLRRAFGETYGVAFERTGGGGVRTILRHPALRPESDAGH from the coding sequence ATGAGCGGCACGGAATCGACCCTGTTCCGCAGGGTGCTGTCGCTCCTTCTGTTGTCCGTCTACGTCCCGGTCATCCTGCTCGGTTATTTCTCCTACCGCGAAAGCAGCGCGCGACTGGACAACGCGACCGCCGCCTTCCTGCTCGACCACTTACAAAACAACGCCCGCAGGCTGCAGGAGTTAATGGAAGCCGTGGAGCGTCATTCGGTATCGTTGTACGCGTCGGAGAAATTGCAGCGGCTGCTCGCGAACGACTTGACGGGGAACGTCGCCGATTTCGAATTTCAAAACGAGGCCGCCAAGCTGCGATCGGAGTTGGCGGGTCCTTATTACTTCAGCGTGCTCGGACGGAATTGGGAGCGGCTCGAGCCTTATGGATTGCTATGGTCCGACGCTCCGCGCGGCGTACGGGATTGGATCGAACGGGCCGAACGGGAAGCGGGAGAAGGCTTCTGGATGCATGAGTTCCAGAATGAGTTCGGCGTCGAGTACGCCGACTTTTACTTCGTGCGCTCCGTCCGTTCGCTGTACCCGCCGGATTTCCGCCATCTCGGGGTCGTTACGATTCGCATTCCCGCTAGCCTGGTGCGAGAGACGCTCGTGCAAACCGAACGATATCCGAATTATCGGCTTCAGCTGTTAGACCGGGACGGACGCGACCTGCTGCAGGCGAGGGGGCCGTCGGCGGACGATGCGCGGCCGCCCGCCCGATTTACGCCGCCAAGCGCTGCGGGAGAGCTGGTTCGCCTGCATACGGAAGACGGCGAGGAGCTGTATGCCGCATCGGCCCGCATCGGCGCCGAGGAATGGCGATTGGCGGCGATGATTCCGGCCGCGGAGGTGACCGGACAAGTTCGGCAGATGAATCGGTACGTCTGGATCGCCGTCTTGGTCAGTCTTGCCGTCATCACCGGCCTGTTGGCATGGATCGCGAACAGCTTTACCGATCCGCTCCGGCGCATCGCCCGCCATATGAAGAAGCTGCACCGCGGGCAGCTCGAGGATTACCCGTATCCGGGCGATTCGGCGCGAACGGACGAGATCGGCCAATTGACGCGGGGGTACAATTCCATGATCGGCGGCATGCGAGAGTTGCTCGAGGGGACGAAGCGCTCGGAGGAGGAGCGGCGGAAGCTGGAAATCCAGATGCTGCTGCACCAAATCAATCCGCACTTCTTGTACAATACGCTCGACTCCATCAAGTGGCGGGCGGATATGGCCGGACAGCAAGGCATCTCGGAGATGGTGCGGTCGCTCGCCGACTTGCTCCGCTTCAGCCTAAGCGACGGAAGCGAGATGACGACGCTCGAGCGGGAATTGGACCATGTCCGAGCGTATATCGGCATCGAGCAGATGCGCAAAGGTTCGTTCCAAGTTCTCGTTACCGTCGGCGCGGGTCTCGGCCCGCTGCCCTTCCTGAAGCTGATTCTGCAGCCGTTAGTGGAAAATTCGATCCGCTACGGCATTCGGCCGCTGCCGCCGGGCGAAGGCAAGCTGATCCTGTCGGTATATCGAGAGGCGGACAGCGGCGATATCGTATGCACGATCGAGGACAACGGCCGGGGCTGCGACGACGAAAGCATCGCGCGGCTCAATCGGATCGGGCGGGAGGAAGAGACGCCGCGAACGATCGGATTGCCTAATGTATGCCGCCGCCTCCGGCGCGCGTTCGGCGAAACCTACGGCGTTGCATTCGAGCGGACCGGCGGCGGCGGCGTCCGAACGATCCTTCGGCATCCGGCGTTACGCCCGGAATCGGATGCCGGACATTAA